In the genome of Streptomyces collinus, one region contains:
- a CDS encoding Cys-Gln thioester bond-forming surface protein, with product MFASFSEVFVRRRAATRLATATVVSGLVAAGGLAGAGRAVADETTQRQGGAAATIGGLKTYGAAVIHAGTGDQEISAGLFEMSVDGGGMLQTYCVDLHNPTQRDAKYHETPWSGTSLGTNKDAGKIRWILQNSYPQVNDLATLARKAGVRGALTEQDAAAGTQVAIWRYSDDVPVDALDPQAEQLADHLEKSARDLPEPRASLTLEPPAVSGRPGERIGPVTVRTNAGSATVTPPADAATSGVQVVDKQGKAVTTTSDGGQVYFDVPEDAAAGTADLTVQASTTVPVGRAFASENRSQTQILAGSSESTVSATAGATWAKQGPVPALSAAENCAEGGVDIIASNQGDEPFTFELAGLEHTIAAGETRTVTVPLQEDQAYDFTIHGPGGFEKRFTGMLDCRTRGSDTGTTTQTLSEPSPATVGGTATDTNLAETGSSEITPVIVGVAIGLVLIGGTTLVVLRRREATAGE from the coding sequence GTGTTTGCTTCGTTCTCTGAGGTGTTCGTACGCAGGCGAGCGGCGACTCGTCTCGCCACCGCGACAGTGGTGTCCGGGCTCGTCGCCGCGGGCGGTCTGGCCGGTGCCGGCCGGGCCGTCGCCGACGAGACGACACAGAGACAGGGCGGAGCGGCCGCGACGATAGGCGGCCTCAAGACGTACGGCGCGGCAGTGATACACGCCGGCACGGGCGACCAGGAGATCTCGGCGGGCCTGTTCGAGATGTCCGTCGACGGCGGCGGCATGCTGCAGACGTACTGCGTCGACCTCCACAACCCCACGCAGCGGGACGCCAAGTACCACGAGACGCCCTGGAGCGGCACGTCCCTGGGCACCAACAAGGACGCCGGCAAGATCCGCTGGATTCTGCAGAACTCCTACCCGCAGGTGAACGACCTCGCGACGCTGGCGCGGAAGGCGGGCGTGCGTGGTGCGCTGACCGAGCAGGACGCGGCGGCCGGCACGCAGGTGGCGATCTGGCGCTACTCGGACGACGTGCCCGTCGACGCCCTCGATCCGCAGGCCGAGCAGCTCGCGGACCACCTGGAGAAGAGCGCCCGCGATCTGCCCGAACCCCGGGCCTCGCTCACCCTGGAGCCGCCCGCCGTATCCGGCCGGCCGGGGGAGCGGATCGGACCGGTGACCGTGCGCACCAACGCCGGCAGCGCGACGGTCACCCCGCCCGCGGACGCCGCCACGAGCGGGGTGCAGGTCGTCGACAAGCAGGGCAAGGCCGTCACCACCACGTCCGACGGCGGGCAGGTGTACTTCGACGTGCCCGAGGACGCGGCAGCCGGTACGGCGGACCTGACCGTGCAGGCCTCGACGACCGTGCCGGTCGGCCGGGCCTTCGCCTCCGAGAACCGCAGCCAGACCCAGATCCTGGCCGGCTCCAGCGAGTCGACGGTGTCCGCGACGGCCGGGGCCACCTGGGCGAAGCAGGGCCCGGTCCCGGCGCTGTCGGCGGCGGAGAACTGCGCCGAGGGCGGTGTCGACATCATCGCGTCCAACCAGGGCGACGAGCCGTTCACCTTCGAACTGGCCGGTCTGGAGCACACCATCGCCGCCGGCGAGACCCGCACGGTGACGGTGCCGCTCCAGGAGGACCAGGCCTACGACTTCACGATCCACGGCCCGGGCGGCTTCGAGAAGCGCTTCACCGGCATGCTGGACTGCCGGACGCGCGGCAGCGACACCGGCACCACCACCCAGACCCTCAGCGAACCGAGCCCCGCGACGGTGGGCGGCACCGCCACGGACACCAACCTCGCCGAAACGGGCAGCTCGGAGATAACCCCCGTGATCGTCGGCGTCGCCATCGGCCTGGTCCTGATCGGCGGGACGACGCTGGTCGTGCTGCGGCGCAGGGAGGCCACGGCGGGGGAGTGA
- a CDS encoding single-stranded DNA-binding protein → MNETMVCAVGRVATQPVYREMASGPSARFRLAVTARYWDREKNTWTDGHTNFFTVWANRQLATNTAASLTVGEPVIVQGRLKVRTDVREGQSWTSADIDAVSIGHDLAWGTSAFRRAGKAETAPAPTHPEPNWETSPNGSAEPAEPADQRRPESAVLT, encoded by the coding sequence ATGAACGAGACGATGGTCTGCGCGGTCGGCAGGGTGGCGACGCAGCCGGTGTACCGGGAGATGGCGTCCGGCCCGTCGGCGAGGTTCCGGCTGGCGGTCACCGCGCGCTACTGGGACCGCGAGAAGAACACGTGGACGGACGGGCACACCAATTTCTTCACGGTGTGGGCCAACCGCCAGCTGGCCACGAACACGGCGGCATCGCTGACGGTCGGCGAGCCCGTGATCGTGCAGGGCAGGCTGAAGGTGCGGACCGACGTACGCGAGGGGCAGAGCTGGACGTCGGCGGACATCGACGCCGTGTCGATCGGACACGATCTGGCCTGGGGCACCTCGGCCTTCAGGCGCGCCGGCAAGGCGGAGACGGCGCCTGCGCCGACCCATCCGGAGCCCAACTGGGAGACATCGCCCAATGGTTCGGCGGAACCAGCGGAGCCCGCCGACCAACGTCGGCCGGAGTCAGCCGTATTGACGTAG
- a CDS encoding YfjP family GTPase — MTVTDQDPTEHADEPDDDAHHGGGDRSAPGGECATRTDSTETWDDGLIARRVAETAEGVRFPMTDNRSAASPTVTPLVHEGSLRSRLEALRELVGLSRTRLDSRTLSGAGRVLDEAAARRRLSGQHTVVAIAGATGSGKSQLFNALAGVTISETGVRRPTTAAPIACSWSDGAAGLIERLGIPPRLRRRPLPTGDGESPLRGLVLVDLPDHDSAAVQHRRHVDRILGLVDAVIWVVDPEKYADAVLHERYLRPMAAHAEVMFVVLNQVDRLPGEAAEQVLDDLRRLLDEDGIALGEYGEPGTTVLALSALTGDGVGELREVLGQFVSERGAANRRISADVDVAAARLRPLYATQRRTGLSEQAREEFSDRLADAVGATAAGEAAERAWLRNANRACGTPWLRLWRWYQDRGEPTTGRLPSRTQADEEATARQRVEQAVRTVADRASAGLPAPWAQAVREAALRGSHGLPEALDELTVRAGVPAGRPPRPGWWPVAVLTQASMTILQFLGGLWLLGQIIGVMAPNLGVPVLLMVIGIVGGPLIEWSCRMAARGPARRYGLEAERRLREAAAGCGRARVLDPVAAELLRYCEVREQYGRVVGAGR; from the coding sequence GTGACCGTCACCGACCAGGACCCCACCGAGCACGCCGATGAGCCGGATGACGACGCCCACCATGGCGGCGGCGACCGGAGCGCCCCGGGCGGAGAGTGTGCGACGCGTACCGACTCCACCGAGACCTGGGACGACGGACTCATCGCGCGCCGGGTCGCCGAGACAGCCGAAGGAGTCAGGTTCCCCATGACGGACAACCGCTCCGCCGCCTCGCCAACGGTGACCCCACTGGTGCACGAGGGGTCGCTGCGCTCGCGGCTCGAGGCCCTGCGCGAACTCGTGGGGCTCTCCCGCACCCGGCTCGACAGCCGGACTCTCTCGGGGGCCGGCCGGGTACTCGACGAGGCGGCCGCGCGGCGCAGGCTCTCCGGGCAGCACACCGTCGTCGCCATCGCGGGCGCCACCGGCAGCGGCAAGTCGCAGCTGTTCAACGCGCTCGCCGGGGTGACCATCTCGGAGACGGGCGTACGCCGCCCCACCACCGCCGCGCCCATCGCGTGCAGTTGGAGCGATGGGGCGGCCGGCCTGATCGAACGGCTCGGGATCCCGCCCCGGCTGCGCCGCCGTCCGTTGCCGACCGGGGACGGCGAGTCGCCGCTGCGCGGACTCGTCCTGGTCGACCTGCCCGACCACGACTCGGCGGCCGTACAGCACCGCCGGCACGTGGACCGCATCCTCGGGCTCGTCGACGCGGTCATCTGGGTCGTCGACCCGGAGAAGTACGCCGACGCCGTCCTCCACGAGCGCTATCTGCGGCCGATGGCGGCCCACGCCGAGGTCATGTTCGTCGTCCTCAACCAGGTCGACCGGCTGCCCGGGGAAGCCGCCGAGCAGGTCCTCGACGATCTGCGGCGGCTTCTCGACGAGGACGGCATCGCCCTCGGGGAGTACGGCGAACCGGGCACGACCGTGCTCGCGCTGTCCGCGCTCACCGGGGACGGCGTCGGGGAACTGCGCGAAGTGCTCGGCCAGTTCGTCTCGGAGCGCGGGGCGGCGAACCGCCGCATCTCGGCCGACGTGGACGTCGCCGCGGCGCGGCTGCGGCCCCTCTACGCCACCCAGCGGCGTACCGGGCTCAGCGAACAGGCACGGGAGGAGTTCTCCGACCGGCTGGCGGACGCGGTGGGCGCCACGGCGGCGGGCGAGGCGGCCGAGCGCGCCTGGCTGCGCAACGCCAACCGGGCCTGCGGCACGCCCTGGCTGCGGCTGTGGCGCTGGTACCAGGACCGCGGCGAGCCCACCACGGGCCGGCTCCCCTCGCGCACGCAGGCCGACGAGGAGGCGACGGCCCGTCAGAGGGTCGAGCAGGCGGTGCGGACCGTGGCCGACCGGGCGTCGGCCGGGCTGCCGGCGCCCTGGGCGCAGGCGGTGCGCGAGGCGGCCCTCCGTGGTTCGCATGGACTGCCCGAGGCGCTGGACGAGCTGACCGTGCGCGCGGGCGTGCCCGCGGGGCGGCCGCCGCGCCCGGGGTGGTGGCCGGTGGCCGTGCTCACCCAGGCGTCCATGACGATCCTGCAGTTCCTGGGCGGGCTGTGGCTGCTGGGTCAGATCATCGGGGTCATGGCGCCGAACCTGGGGGTGCCGGTGCTGCTGATGGTGATCGGCATCGTCGGCGGACCGCTCATCGAGTGGAGCTGCCGGATGGCGGCCCGCGGCCCGGCACGGCGTTACGGCCTGGAGGCGGAACGCCGGTTGCGGGAGGCGGCGGCCGGATGCGGCCGGGCCCGGGTCCTGGATCCGGTGGCGGCGGAACTGCTGCGGTACTGCGAGGTCCGGGAGCAGTACGGGAGGGTGGTGGGGGCGGGGCGGTGA
- a CDS encoding dynamin family protein, translating into MVTLDVRPQLLDALSALRDRVAAARFPLPLAGAPRARANRDELLAQLDDYLVPRLREPEAPLLAVVGGSTGAGKSTLVNSLVGRRVSEAGVLRPTTRTPVLVCHPEDHHWFSGMRVLPDLTRVWVPQQDSTDDLLLPGENPARVLRVETAETLPPGLALLDAPDIDSLVSDNRVLASELICAADIWVMVTTAARYADAVPWHMLRTAKEYDVTLVTVLDRVPHQVVNEVSRQYGALLTKAGLGEVPRFTVPELPESAWGGGLLPASAVAQLRTWLVHQAQDPAARQHVLARTAYGVLDSLKSRMPELAGAAAAQYAAALRLTSAVEGAYDSEHTRVRGRLQSGAVLAGDALKRWRAFPLDCTAAELLDALVESLSTLLLCAVTAADERVDNAWRREPASSAPELAARDSGADNAEHRIGLAVRRWRRELEEQAEEEVRELDRNLAPDPELVAALVATSLLGGRRGRMAGESLAERMGAHGALRLRDRAGRLLTEHVDRVVHAERERRLAPLDALDVHPEPQAELIAALSVLQKER; encoded by the coding sequence GTGGTGACCTTGGACGTACGGCCTCAGCTGCTCGACGCACTCTCCGCCCTGCGCGACCGTGTCGCCGCCGCACGCTTCCCGCTGCCCCTGGCGGGGGCCCCACGCGCGCGTGCCAACCGCGACGAACTCCTCGCGCAGCTCGACGACTACTTGGTGCCCCGGTTGCGGGAGCCCGAAGCGCCGCTTCTGGCCGTCGTGGGGGGGTCGACCGGAGCCGGGAAATCGACGCTCGTGAACTCCCTCGTGGGACGGCGGGTCAGCGAGGCGGGCGTGCTGCGGCCGACGACACGCACCCCCGTGCTGGTCTGCCATCCGGAGGACCACCACTGGTTCAGCGGGATGAGGGTGCTGCCCGACCTCACGCGCGTGTGGGTGCCCCAACAGGACTCCACCGACGACCTGCTGCTCCCCGGCGAGAACCCCGCGCGCGTGCTGCGCGTCGAGACCGCCGAGACACTCCCGCCCGGGCTCGCCCTCCTCGACGCGCCGGACATCGACTCCCTGGTCTCCGACAACCGGGTTCTGGCCTCCGAACTCATCTGCGCCGCCGACATCTGGGTCATGGTCACCACGGCCGCCCGCTACGCCGACGCCGTCCCCTGGCACATGCTGCGCACCGCCAAGGAGTACGACGTCACCCTCGTGACCGTGCTCGACCGGGTGCCTCACCAGGTGGTCAACGAGGTGTCGCGGCAGTACGGGGCCCTGCTCACCAAGGCCGGGCTCGGCGAGGTGCCACGCTTCACCGTGCCCGAACTGCCCGAGTCCGCCTGGGGCGGCGGGCTCCTGCCGGCGTCCGCCGTCGCCCAGTTGCGCACCTGGCTGGTGCACCAGGCCCAGGACCCCGCGGCCCGGCAGCACGTCCTCGCCCGTACGGCCTACGGTGTCCTCGACTCCCTCAAGTCCCGGATGCCGGAGCTGGCCGGTGCCGCCGCCGCGCAGTACGCCGCCGCACTGCGGCTCACCTCCGCCGTGGAAGGCGCGTACGACAGCGAGCACACGCGCGTGCGGGGCCGGTTGCAGAGCGGGGCGGTCCTCGCCGGGGACGCGCTGAAGCGATGGCGCGCCTTCCCCCTGGACTGCACGGCCGCCGAACTCCTCGACGCGCTTGTGGAGAGCCTCAGCACGCTGCTCCTGTGCGCCGTCACCGCCGCCGACGAGCGCGTCGACAACGCCTGGCGGCGCGAACCGGCCTCCAGCGCCCCGGAACTCGCCGCACGTGATTCCGGCGCGGACAACGCCGAGCACCGCATCGGGCTCGCCGTACGGCGGTGGCGGCGCGAGCTCGAGGAGCAGGCCGAGGAGGAGGTGCGCGAGCTCGACCGCAACCTCGCACCCGACCCCGAACTGGTCGCCGCCCTGGTCGCCACCTCCCTGCTGGGCGGCCGCCGGGGCCGGATGGCCGGTGAGAGCCTCGCCGAGCGGATGGGCGCCCATGGCGCACTACGACTGCGCGACCGCGCCGGGAGGCTGCTCACTGAGCACGTGGACCGGGTCGTGCACGCCGAACGTGAGCGCCGGCTCGCCCCGCTCGACGCGCTCGACGTTCACCCCGAGCCCCAAGCCGAGCTCATCGCCGCGCTGTCCGTACTGCAGAAGGAGAGGTGA
- a CDS encoding MFS transporter, with amino-acid sequence MPAPVPPLPSPTSEAVADDRPEQTVSGPGHRLRLTLLMAGSCLPILGAVLIAPVLPQMQSHFADVPGVDALVPMALTIPALSLALLAPFAGVIADRLGRKRLLVVSTVLYAILGTAPLWLDSLGAIVASRALVGVAEAAIMTCSTTLIGDYYSGRQRDRYLAMQTMCASISATAFFVLGGAAGSAGWRAPFWAYAVSLLLAPAMAAFLPRPRPADHVEEPSVTASEPMAKRPFPWRPLAGTCALTLLGAILFYTVQVEMAFLLNDMGVSNPGVIGLATAGSSAAVVIGAVVFAKAGRSPQAWLPTAFGLSALGFAVIWLAPNPVVLTAGAVINCLGSGIMLPSLLTLAMSKLHYADRGRGTGLWTGFFFLGQFICPLVVLALASAVGTLANALGVLALAGAVATAALGLAARRHRTATPEPMQQTAG; translated from the coding sequence ATGCCTGCACCCGTGCCCCCGCTCCCGTCCCCGACGTCCGAAGCTGTCGCAGACGACCGACCCGAGCAGACCGTCTCCGGCCCCGGCCACAGGCTTCGCCTCACGCTGCTGATGGCTGGAAGCTGCCTGCCCATCCTGGGCGCCGTACTCATCGCCCCCGTCCTGCCGCAGATGCAGTCCCACTTCGCCGACGTGCCGGGCGTCGACGCGCTCGTCCCCATGGCCCTGACCATCCCCGCCCTCTCCCTGGCGCTGCTGGCCCCCTTCGCCGGTGTCATCGCCGACCGGCTCGGCCGCAAACGCCTGCTCGTCGTCTCGACCGTGCTGTACGCGATCCTCGGCACCGCCCCCCTGTGGCTGGACTCCCTCGGCGCCATCGTCGCCAGCCGCGCCCTCGTCGGTGTCGCCGAAGCCGCCATCATGACCTGCAGCACCACGCTGATCGGCGACTACTACTCCGGCCGGCAACGCGACCGCTACCTCGCGATGCAGACGATGTGCGCCTCGATCTCCGCGACGGCCTTCTTCGTGCTGGGCGGCGCGGCCGGATCGGCCGGCTGGCGCGCACCGTTCTGGGCCTACGCGGTGAGCCTGCTGCTCGCCCCGGCCATGGCCGCCTTCCTGCCGCGGCCCCGGCCGGCGGACCACGTGGAAGAGCCCTCCGTCACCGCCTCGGAACCGATGGCCAAGAGACCCTTCCCCTGGCGTCCGCTGGCCGGCACCTGCGCGCTGACCCTCCTCGGCGCCATCCTCTTCTACACCGTCCAGGTGGAGATGGCATTCCTCCTGAACGACATGGGCGTGAGCAACCCCGGCGTGATCGGACTGGCCACAGCCGGCTCCAGTGCCGCGGTCGTGATCGGCGCCGTCGTCTTCGCCAAGGCCGGCCGCAGCCCGCAAGCCTGGCTGCCCACCGCCTTCGGCCTGTCCGCCCTCGGCTTCGCGGTGATCTGGCTCGCCCCCAACCCCGTCGTACTGACCGCCGGCGCGGTGATCAACTGCCTCGGCAGCGGCATCATGCTGCCGAGCCTGCTCACCCTCGCCATGTCCAAGCTCCACTACGCCGACCGCGGCCGCGGCACCGGCCTGTGGACGGGCTTCTTTTTCCTCGGCCAGTTCATCTGCCCGCTCGTGGTCCTCGCGCTCGCCTCCGCCGTCGGCACCCTGGCGAACGCCCTGGGCGTACTCGCCCTCGCCGGGGCCGTCGCCACCGCCGCACTCGGCCTCGCCGCCCGGCGCCACCGGACGGCCACCCCGGAACCGATGCAGCAGACCGCGGGCTGA
- a CDS encoding LysR family transcriptional regulator: MSLSGLDLNLVLSLRALLEERNVTRAGQRVGLSQPAMSAALARLRRHFDDDLLARVGKQYELTALGRALLDRTSTACDLLERVFSSRADFAPGSEEHEFTLLTSDYALTVFGAELARTVHAEAPGVRLRFQRTPIDVTEDTAPLLSTADGLLMPRGIIGGFPAVDLFTDRWAFLVAETNDEVGDQLTMEDLARLPWVIYQRAYDAPAARQLSMLGVDPHVEISVDSFQALPFLVAGTRRIALVQQRLAELLRGVAAVRLMEPPYGAVPLQEALWWHPVHTHDAAHIWLRETAARVGAELAASEPGRIATVASR, translated from the coding sequence GTGTCCCTCTCCGGCCTCGATCTCAATCTCGTCCTGTCCCTGCGGGCCCTGCTGGAGGAGCGCAACGTCACCCGCGCCGGGCAGCGCGTCGGGCTCAGCCAGCCGGCGATGAGCGCGGCCCTGGCCCGCCTGCGCCGCCACTTCGACGACGACCTGCTCGCGCGCGTCGGCAAACAGTACGAACTGACCGCTCTCGGCCGCGCTCTGCTGGACCGCACCTCGACCGCCTGCGACCTGCTGGAACGGGTCTTCAGCAGCAGGGCCGACTTCGCCCCGGGCAGCGAGGAGCACGAGTTCACCCTGCTCACCTCCGACTACGCCCTCACCGTGTTCGGCGCGGAGCTCGCCCGGACCGTGCACGCCGAGGCCCCGGGGGTACGGCTGCGCTTCCAGCGGACGCCCATCGACGTCACGGAGGACACCGCACCGCTGCTCAGCACGGCCGACGGGCTGCTGATGCCGCGCGGCATCATCGGCGGTTTCCCCGCCGTCGACCTGTTCACCGACCGCTGGGCCTTCCTGGTGGCCGAGACGAACGACGAGGTCGGCGACCAGCTGACCATGGAGGACCTGGCACGGCTGCCCTGGGTCATCTACCAGCGCGCCTACGACGCTCCGGCCGCCCGGCAGCTGAGCATGCTCGGTGTCGATCCCCACGTGGAGATCTCCGTCGACAGCTTCCAGGCGCTGCCCTTCCTGGTCGCCGGCACCCGCCGGATCGCTCTGGTGCAGCAGCGCCTGGCCGAGCTGCTGCGCGGCGTGGCCGCCGTACGCCTCATGGAACCTCCCTACGGGGCGGTGCCTCTCCAGGAGGCACTGTGGTGGCACCCGGTGCACACCCACGACGCGGCCCACATCTGGCTGCGCGAGACCGCGGCCCGCGTGGGAGCGGAGCTGGCCGCTTCCGAGCCCGGCCGTATCGCCACGGTCGCATCGAGATAG
- a CDS encoding fumarylacetoacetate hydrolase family protein, which produces MKPAAASASFSGPFALGVVSDSDQATFPGLVIPGGRVLDLRTALGEPALTTRGIFEHWDEILPRLHELAADETADWRPLEHLRVHAPVEPRQVFQSGANYRQHVIDLEVAHRAPDDPRTVEEARAEIAAVMDRRAAEDLPYAFIGLPSAITGPFDDVVLPDWAQQPDWELELAAVMARPAYRVTVEEALEYVAGYTIANDLTDRATVFRRDMKAIGTDWLRCKNAPGFTPLGPWIVPAESIADPGDLRVTLKLNGETMQDESTKDMLFGIARLVSYISQTSRLLPGDLVLTGSPAGNGMHWGRLLRDGDVMEGSITGLGAQRTRCVAEGTAS; this is translated from the coding sequence GTGAAACCCGCAGCCGCTTCCGCGTCCTTTTCCGGTCCCTTCGCCCTTGGCGTCGTCTCTGACTCTGACCAGGCGACTTTCCCCGGTCTTGTGATCCCCGGGGGGCGCGTGCTGGATCTTCGCACGGCCCTCGGAGAGCCGGCCCTGACGACCCGGGGGATTTTCGAGCACTGGGACGAGATACTCCCTCGCCTGCACGAGCTCGCGGCCGACGAGACGGCCGACTGGCGGCCGTTGGAGCACCTGCGGGTGCACGCGCCGGTCGAGCCCCGCCAGGTCTTCCAGTCCGGCGCCAACTACCGGCAGCACGTGATCGATCTGGAGGTCGCCCATCGCGCCCCCGACGACCCCCGCACGGTCGAGGAGGCGCGCGCGGAGATCGCCGCGGTCATGGACCGGCGGGCGGCCGAGGATCTGCCGTACGCGTTCATCGGCCTGCCGAGCGCGATCACCGGCCCCTTCGATGACGTCGTACTTCCGGACTGGGCGCAGCAGCCGGACTGGGAGCTGGAGTTGGCGGCCGTCATGGCGAGGCCCGCCTACCGGGTGACGGTCGAGGAGGCCCTGGAGTACGTGGCCGGCTACACCATCGCCAACGACCTCACCGACCGCGCGACCGTCTTCCGCCGGGACATGAAGGCCATCGGCACCGACTGGCTGCGCTGCAAGAACGCTCCCGGTTTCACCCCGCTCGGCCCGTGGATCGTGCCCGCCGAGTCGATCGCCGACCCGGGTGACCTGCGCGTCACGCTGAAGCTCAACGGCGAGACCATGCAGGACGAGTCCACCAAGGACATGCTCTTCGGCATCGCCCGGCTGGTGTCGTACATCTCCCAGACCTCCCGGCTCCTGCCCGGCGACCTTGTGCTCACCGGCAGCCCGGCCGGCAACGGCATGCACTGGGGACGGCTGCTGCGCGACGGTGACGTCATGGAGGGCTCCATCACGGGTCTGGGCGCGCAGCGCACCCGCTGCGTCGCCGAGGGGACCGCGTCGTGA
- a CDS encoding cyclase family protein: MTAPLDPTDAEGAINGAAKRYSNWGRWGEDDVLGTLNFLDEAKRREGAARVRRGVSFSLSQRFDMNGPQKGWRRRTNPVHTMLDTGTDAALGNQGFPHGIGGADDVITMPLQCSTQWDGLGHIFDHGKAWNGRDAAKTVTSDGDLVTGIEHMAPYVAGRGVLLDVGRMIGDERGELPDGFAITEEHLTATAEAHGVAVGRGDIVVVRTGRLTRARREGWGDYAGGDSPGLSFTTAGWLHTSEIAAIATDTWGFEVRPNEFDGAFQPLHQVVIPNMGLLIGEMWDPDALAADCASDGVYEFWLTAAPLPITGAVGSPVNPVAVK; the protein is encoded by the coding sequence GTGACGGCCCCGCTCGACCCCACGGACGCCGAGGGCGCGATCAACGGCGCCGCCAAGCGGTATTCCAACTGGGGGCGTTGGGGCGAGGACGATGTGCTCGGCACGCTGAACTTCCTCGACGAGGCCAAGCGCCGCGAGGGCGCGGCACGGGTCCGCCGGGGCGTGAGTTTCTCGCTGTCGCAGCGGTTCGACATGAACGGGCCGCAGAAGGGCTGGCGCCGCCGCACCAACCCCGTCCACACCATGCTGGACACGGGAACGGACGCGGCGCTGGGCAACCAGGGCTTTCCGCACGGCATCGGCGGCGCCGACGACGTGATCACGATGCCTCTGCAGTGCTCCACCCAGTGGGACGGGCTCGGGCACATCTTCGACCACGGCAAGGCGTGGAACGGACGCGACGCCGCGAAGACCGTCACCTCGGACGGCGATCTGGTCACCGGCATCGAGCACATGGCCCCGTACGTCGCCGGGCGCGGAGTCCTCCTCGACGTCGGCCGGATGATCGGCGACGAACGCGGGGAACTGCCGGACGGTTTCGCGATCACCGAGGAACACCTGACCGCGACCGCCGAAGCGCACGGCGTGGCCGTCGGCCGCGGGGACATCGTCGTCGTCCGGACCGGGCGGCTGACGCGCGCCCGCCGCGAGGGTTGGGGTGACTACGCGGGCGGCGACTCTCCCGGCCTGTCCTTCACCACCGCCGGCTGGCTGCACACGAGCGAGATCGCCGCGATCGCCACCGACACGTGGGGCTTCGAGGTACGGCCGAACGAGTTCGACGGCGCCTTCCAGCCGCTGCACCAGGTCGTCATTCCCAACATGGGCCTGCTGATCGGCGAGATGTGGGACCCCGACGCTCTCGCGGCCGACTGCGCCTCCGACGGCGTGTACGAGTTCTGGCTCACCGCCGCGCCCCTGCCCATCACCGGAGCCGTCGGCTCCCCTGTCAATCCGGTCGCCGTCAAGTGA
- a CDS encoding FAD-dependent oxidoreductase, giving the protein MEGKRVLVIGGGTSGNVMTVLLRRAGIDVDLVEVRPDWNVRGSGITLQGNALRVLREIGVWDEVREHGFGFDALGLTTPDGTVLHVGDVLRTGGDDLPATLGMQRPVLQRILVDAVRASGANVRLGTTAEILTEDETSATVRFSDGTEGRYDLVVAADGLHSATRVALGTGVEPEPTGMAIWRVPAPRPAGVECSVLSHGGPCYIAGYTPTSEDTIYAYLVEAARGRAAIPPESYAREMRRLAEGYGGAWDEIRDSITDPAQVNYTWFDRMLVEGSWHRGRVVLVGDAAHCCPPTMAQGAAMALEDAWVLSQLLTSGSAWDEELLTRYYERRIDRVRMVVEASVQIGQWQLDGVPGDVPGLLEATMPVLKELP; this is encoded by the coding sequence ATGGAAGGAAAGAGAGTCCTGGTCATCGGAGGGGGCACCTCCGGCAACGTCATGACCGTGCTGCTGCGGCGGGCCGGCATCGACGTCGACCTCGTCGAGGTCAGGCCGGACTGGAACGTACGCGGCTCCGGCATCACCCTTCAGGGCAACGCCCTGCGCGTGCTGCGCGAGATCGGTGTCTGGGACGAGGTCCGCGAGCACGGCTTCGGCTTCGACGCCCTGGGGCTGACGACGCCCGACGGCACCGTGCTCCACGTCGGTGACGTCCTCCGCACCGGCGGAGACGACCTCCCCGCCACCCTCGGCATGCAGCGCCCGGTGCTCCAGCGCATCCTCGTCGACGCCGTCCGGGCATCCGGCGCGAACGTCCGGCTGGGCACCACCGCCGAGATCCTCACCGAGGACGAGACATCAGCGACCGTCCGGTTCAGTGACGGCACCGAGGGCCGCTACGACCTCGTCGTGGCCGCCGACGGCCTGCACTCCGCGACCCGCGTCGCCCTGGGCACCGGCGTCGAACCCGAGCCGACCGGCATGGCCATCTGGCGTGTCCCGGCGCCCCGCCCGGCCGGAGTGGAGTGCAGCGTCCTCTCTCACGGAGGACCCTGCTACATCGCCGGCTACACGCCCACCAGCGAGGACACGATCTACGCCTATCTGGTGGAGGCCGCCCGCGGCCGCGCCGCGATCCCGCCCGAGTCCTACGCGCGGGAGATGCGCCGCCTCGCCGAGGGCTACGGCGGTGCCTGGGACGAGATCCGTGACTCGATCACCGACCCGGCGCAGGTGAACTACACCTGGTTCGACCGGATGCTGGTCGAGGGGTCCTGGCACCGGGGCCGGGTCGTCCTCGTCGGCGACGCCGCGCACTGCTGCCCACCCACGATGGCCCAGGGCGCGGCCATGGCCCTGGAGGACGCCTGGGTGCTGTCCCAGCTGCTGACCAGCGGATCCGCGTGGGACGAGGAACTGCTCACGCGCTACTACGAGCGGCGGATCGACCGGGTCCGGATGGTCGTCGAAGCGTCCGTGCAGATCGGGCAGTGGCAGCTCGACGGCGTGCCCGGTGATGTGCCCGGGCTGCTGGAGGCCACCATGCCGGTGCTCAAGGAGCTGCCGTGA